GTGCCCAGCGAAACGCGGGTTTCGCCCTGCCAGGCGTCGGAGAAGCTGATTTCGGTGCCGACGGGCACGTAGGTGCGCCAGGCGGCGCCGGGCGTATCGAGGGCCACCGCAGCTTCGGCGCCGCCGGTGCGCGAGCGGGTGCTGGCGCGCACCAGCCGCAGCCTGCTGGGGGCGCCCACCAGGGACAGGCGGCGTAGCACGCGGTTGTAGTCGGGCAGATGCAGCAGCTGCGAATGGTGGCGCAGGAAGTCGTCGGGGCCGCTGGGGCCGTGGTCGTAGTCGATGCCCAGCCAGTCGATGACGCGGAAAATATTATCCAGATACGCCGGGCGCAGGCGGGCGCGGTCCAGGTCGTCGATGCGCAGGTGCAGGGTGCCGCCGGCCTGCCGCGTGAGCAGCCAGGTCAGCACAAAGTTTACGGCGTTGCCGAGGTGCAGGTAGCCGCTGGGCGTGGGCGCGAGGCGCGAAACGACAGAAGAAGGCGCGGGCATCAGAGGAGCAATTCCATCTGCACATCGGCCCGGGCGTAGGGCGAGGGATTGGGCTGCGCTAAGTCCCTAAAACCGAGCTTGCGGTACAGCGCAAGGGCTGGCGCCAGCTTGGCGTTGCTTTCCAGGTACACGCGCTGGCCGCGGAGGTCGCGCACCCGCTGAATGGCGGCCTGCCCTAGCTGGTAGCCAATCTGCTGGCCCTGAGCAGCAGGCGCCACGGCCATTTTGGCCAGCTCGTAGCTGCAGCCGTCGGCCATCTTAATCAGGGCGCAGGTGCCCACTACTTCCCCATCCAGCTCAGCAAAGAGGATGCAGCCGCCCGGCGTCAGAATATAGTCTTCAGGATGGTCGAGCGCCTTGAGGTCGGCCGGCTCCAGTTCGAAATAGCGGGAAATCCATTCTTCGTTAAGCTGCCGGAAGATGGGCTGGTCGCCCGGCTGGAAATCGCGCAGCACCGGAAAAGACATGACAAGAGAGGCAAAAAGGTCCACGGAATGCACAAAGGTAAACTTTGCCTTCGCCAGGGCGGCTTAAACTTCGGCCATCAGAGCCGGTCAAGCTGCATATTGCTTGCTCCTATTTTACGCTGCATGAAACACCTTGTACTTATTAGCGGCCTGCTTTTCGTCTTACTGCTCGCCGGTGGCCGCGCCCGGGCCCAGTCCACGCCGCTCTATTTCCCGCCCCTCACCGGCACCACCTGGGCCAGCACCACGCCCGCCAGCCTGGGCTGGTGCCAAACGCCGCTCGACTCGCTCATTGCCTTTGCCAGGCGCAAGGGCAGCAAGTCGCTGCTCATTCTGAAGGACGGGCGCATGGTGGTGGAGCAGTACTACGGCACCTACACCGCCGATTCGGCTTGGTACTGGGCCTCGGCGGGCAAGTCGCTCACGGCCGCGCTGGTGGGCCTGGCCCAGCAGGACGGCATCCTGAGCCTGAGCGACAGCACCTCCAAGTACCTCGGCCGCTGGACCAGCGCCACCCGCCCTCAGCAGCGCCAAATCCAGATTCGGCACCAGCTCACGATGACCACCGGGCTCGACGACACGCCGCCTGCGCCCTGCGACAACGAAAGCACCACGCCCGGCTGCCTGCTGTATCTCACCACGCCCGCCACGCGCTGGGCCTACCACACCGGTGCCTACCGCACCCTGCAAGACGTGCTGGTGCAGGCCAGCGGCGCCGCCACCATCACCCAATACACCAACCAGCGCCTCGCCACCCGCCTCGGCATGACCGGCCTATGGCTGAACGACGTGTATTACAGCCGCGCCCGCAGCATGGCCCGCTTCGGCCTGTTCATCCTGGCCCGCGGCGCCTGGAACGGCACGCAGATTCTCGACACCGCCTATTTCCGGCGCATGACCACGCCCAGCCAGACGCTCAACCGCAGCTACGGCTACCTCTGGTGGCTCAACGGCCAGCCCAGCTACAAGCTGCCCGGCTCCCAGCTCACTTTCCCCGGCGCCTTCACCCCCGCCGCGCCGCCCGACATGATTGCCGCCCTGGGCAAAAACGACCAGAAGATTTACGTGGTGCCCAGCCTGGGCCTAGTGGTGGTGCGCCAGGGCAACTCGGCCGGCCCGCGCACGCTGGCCGTGTCGTCGTTTGATAACGAGCTCTGGACAAGAATAATGGCCGTGTTCTGCCGGCCCACCGCCACGGCGGCCGCGGCCGATGCCGCCGGCTTCCTCGCTTTCCCCAATCCGGCCACCGAAGTTCTTACCCTGCGCCAGCCCGCCCACGCCGCCGCCACCGTGCGGCTAACCGATGCCCTGGGCCGCGAAGTGTGGCGCCGGCCCGCCCCCGGCGCCGAAACGTCCGTTTCCGTTGCCGCGCTGGCGCCGGGGCTCTACGCGGTGCAATGGCTGGACGCCGCCGGGCGGGTGCTGATGACGCGCAAGGTGGCCCGGCAGTAGAAGTTCGGCCAAAAGGGTGGAGCCTTGCGGGTCAGTGCGTAAGTTTGCGGTCAATTTGCGGCCCGGTTTCCCGGCTCCGCTGCTGCCCTCCCGCTATTGCCGATGCTGACTGCTGTCCTGCTTTTCCTCCCTTTGGCCGCCGCGCTGCTGCTGCTGCTCACCAAGGGAGCCACCGCCCGTGCCCTCGCGCTGGGCGCCTCGCTCCTCGAATTTGGCCTTGCCGCCTACGCCGCCTTCGCTTTTAAAGCCACCGGCTCGGCCGGCTTCAACCTCGACTACGCCTGGATTCCCTCGGCCGGCATCAACTTCCACGTCGGCATGGATGGCCTGAGCCTGCTGCTGGTGCTGCTCACCACCTTCCTGGTGCCGCTCATCCTGCTGAGCGCCTTTAAGCACGACTACGAGAACCCCTCCGCCTTCTACGCCCTCGTGCTGTTCATGCAGACGGGCCTGCTTGGGGTGTTCACCTCCCTCGACACCTTCCTGTTCTATTTCTTCTGGGAGGTGGCGCTGATTCCGATTTACTTCCTGGCCGGCGCCTGGGGCGGCGAGCGCCGCGTGGCCGTCACCCTCAAATTCTTCCTCTACACCGTGGTGGGCTCGCTGCTGATGCTGGCCGGCTTCGTGTACCTGTACCTGCAAACCGGCCCCGCCGCCGGCTCGCTGGCCGCCCACTCCTCGGAGCTATCGGCCTTCTACAACCTGAAGCTGAGCGCCTCGGAGCAGTCGTGGCTGTTCTGGCTGATTTTTGCGGCTTTCGCCGTAAAGATGCCCATCTTCCCCTTCCACACCTGGCAGCCCGACACGTATACCGAGTCGCCGGCTCCGGCCACCATGCTGCTTTCGGGCATCATGCTCAAAATGGGCATTTACGGCACCATGCGCTGGCTGTTGCCGGTGGTGCCGCTGGGCGTGAGCCAGTGGGGCAAGCTGGTCATCATCCTCTCGGTTATTGGCATCATCTACGGCGCCATCATCGCCATCCGCCAGCGCGACGTAAAGCGCCTCATCGCCTATTCCTCGCTCTCCCACGTGGGGCTGATGGCGGCCGGCGTGTTCTCGCTCACCCAGATTGGCCTGCAGGGCGCCACCATTCAGATGCTGGCCCACGGCGTGAACGTGGTGGGCATGTTCTTCATCGCCGACGCCATCGAGCGCCGCACCGGCACCCGCCACATTCCGGATTTGGGCGGCCTCACGCGCCGCACGCCCATCCTATCGGTGTGCTTCCTGGTAATGCTGCTCAGCACGGTGGCCCTGCCTCTCACGGGCGGCTTTGTGGGCGAGTTCCTGCTGCTGGCTGGCGTGTACCAGTACAATGCCTGGGTGGGCGCCATTGCGGGCCTCACCATCATTTTCTCGGCCGTGTACCTGCTGCGCATGTTCCAGCGCGTGATGCTGGGCCCCGATTCATCTTTCTCAGAAACCATCACCGACCTCACCGGCGGCGAACTGCTGATTCTAGTGCCGCTCATCGCGCTGGTGTTCTGGATTGGCTTGTTCCCGGGTTCGTTCCTGCACATTTCGGAGCCGGCCATCACGGGTTTACTCACGCAGGTCGGCCGTTAATCGAACGTCATGCAGAGCGTAGCGAAGCATCTCGCGCGCTTATCTGAACGATAGAGTTACTACCTCAGGCGAGATGCTTCGCTGCGCTCTGCATGACGCACCGTCAGCCGGACGTTCTTATTTGAAGCCAACATGACCTCCATCATTCTCCTCTCCGTCTTCGGCATCCTCAACCTGTTCCTGGGCTTCCTTCGCTCGAACAAGGTGCTGCTGCCCGGCGCCATGCTGCTGCTGCTGGCCGTGTTCGGGGCCAACTACGCTGACTGGAACGCCGGGCACGCCCCCTACTTCAATAACATGCTAGTGGTGGACAACTACACGGTGGCCTTCACGGGCATCGTGCTGCTCACCACCATCGTGCTGCTGCCCTTTTCGCGCAGCTACGTGCTAGAAGGCGACGCCAACCTGGCCGAGTACTACGCCCTGCTGCTGTTCTCGCTGGTGGGCGCCATCATGATGGTGGGCTACGACCACCTGCTGATGCTGTTTGTGGGCATCGAAATCCTGAGCGTGTGCATGTATGTGCTGGCCGGCTCGCGCAAGCGCGACTCGCGCAGCAACGAGGCCGCCCTAAAGTACTTCCTGATGGGTGCCTTTGCCACAGGCATCCTGCTTTTCGGTATTGCTCTGCTCTACGGCGCCACCGGCACCTTCGCTCTCTCGCAGCTCGCCACGGCCATTGCCACGCCGGCCAATGCCAGCCTGCAGCCCATGCTCTACATCGGCATCCTGATGATGATTATTGGCATCGGCTTCAAGGTATCGGCCGCGCCGTTCCACTTCTGGACGCCCGACGTGTACGAGGGCACGCCCACCTTCTTCACGGCTTTCATGAGCACCGTGGTGAAGACGGCCGGCTTCGGCGCCTTCCTCAAGTTGCTGGCCGTGGCCCTGCCCGCCGCCCAGGGCTTCTGGATGCCCACCATTCAAGCCATGTGCGCCCTCACGCTGCTACTCGGCAACGTGGGCGCCGCCGCCCAAACCAGCACCAAGCGCATGCTGGCCTATTCCAGCGTGAGCCACGCCGGCTACCTGCTCATCGGCCTCGTGGCCAGCAAGGGCAACCTGACCGGCGATGCCGCCAACGGTATTTTCTTCTACTCCCTGGCTTACTCCATCGCCACCATTGCCGCCTTCGGCGTGGTGAAGCTGGTGGTCGACCACCGTCAGCGCGACGACTACGCCGGCCTCAACGGCCTGGGCAAAACCAACCCGCTGCTGGCTTTTGTGATGACGGTTTCGATGCTGTCGCTGGCGGGAATTCCGCTGACGGGCGGCTTCTTCGGCAAGTTTTTCCTGCTGGCTGCGGCCGCGGGCCAAGGCTACATCGGCCTAGTCGTATTCGCCGTCATCATGAGCATGGTGGGCCTGTACTACTACCTGCGCCCACTCATCGCCATGTACCTGCGCCCGGCCGAAGGTGACGCCACGCCCGTGCCGGTGGATGGCATTCAGACCGCCACGCTGGCCTTTCTAGCGTTGCTCACCATCGCGCTGGGTGTGGCACCGGGCTTGTTGAGCGGCATCCTGTAAGCCTTTTTTGTATTGTTGAAAAAGCCTCCTCGGAGGCTTTTTTCGTTTACACGGTCCCGGTCCGACGGCGCAGCCGTCCGACCGGTCGTCAACCGCTTAGAGTGGAGACGCCTCAACGATTTCGCTCAATGCCACTATTCAACGACAACCGGTCGGGCCGCTACGCAGTCGGACCGGGCAGACGATACTAACAAAAAAGGTGGCCTCTTGCGAAGCCACCTTTTCAATATTCAACAGCGACACTGCTGCTTAGCCCTCAGAGCTATGCCAAGTCGAAGCGGCCCAGGTTCATCACCTTGGTCCACACGGCCACGAACTTGTTCACAAACTTCTCCTGGGCATCGGAGCAGGCGTACACCTCGGCCAGAGCACGCAGCTCGGAGTTGGAGCCGAAAATCAGGTCGACGCGGGTGCCGGTCCACTTCACAGCGCCGGTTTTGCGGTCGCGACCCTGGAAGGTGTTCTGGGCATCGGAGGTGGCGCTCCAAGTCGTGTTCATGTCGAGCAGGTTCACGAAGTAGTCGTTGGTCAGAGCACCCGGGCGGGTGGTGAACACGCCGTTGGTCGAGCCATCGTAGTTGATGTTGATGGCCCGCAGGCCGCCAAACAGCACCGTCAGCTCCGGCGCCGTCAGGGTCAGGAGCTGGGCTTTGTCGACCAGCAGCTCCTCGGCCGCGGCTTTGTGATGAGGCTTGAGGTAGTTGCGGAAGCCATCGGCAGCCGGCTCCATCGCAGCGAAGGACTGCACGTCGGTTTGCTCCTGCGAGGCATCGGCGCGGCCCGGCGTGAAGGGCACCGTCACGGTTTGGCCGGCGGCCTGCGCGGCCTGCTCGATGCCGACTACGCCGGCCAGCACGATGAGGTCGGCCATGGAAACCTGCTTGCCGTCGGCCTGCGCGCCGTTGAACTCGCGCTGAATGCCATGCAGGGCTTGCAGCACCTGGAGCAGTTGGGCGGGGTTGTTCACTTCCCAGCTGCGCTGCGGGGCCAGGCGCAGGCGGCCGCCGTTGGTGCCGCCGCGCTTGTCGGAGCCGCGGTATGACGAGGCCGAGGCCCAGGCCGTGGAAACCAGCTGCTGCACCGTGAGGCCGGAAGCCTGGATTTTACCTTTCAGGGCGGCCACGTCCTGGTCGTTCACCTGCGGATAGGTCACGGTCGGGATGGGGTCTTGCCAGAGCAGCTCTTCGGTGGGCACTTCGGGGCCGAGGTACCGCTCCTTGGGGCCCATGTCGCGGTGCGTCAGCTTAAACCAAGCGCGGGCGAAGGCATCGGCAAACTCATCGGGGTTCTCGTGGAAGCGGCGCGAAATGGCTTCATACACCGGGTCGGCCCGCAGGGCGATGTCGGTGGTGAGCATGAAGGGCGCGTGCTTCTTCGAGGGGTCGTGGGCGTCGGGCACGGTGCCAGCCCCACCGCCATTCACGGGACGCCACTGGTGGGCACCGGCGGGGCTCTTGGTCAGCTCCCACTCGT
This DNA window, taken from Hymenobacter sp. 5317J-9, encodes the following:
- a CDS encoding glutamate--tRNA ligase family protein, with protein sequence MPAPSSVVSRLAPTPSGYLHLGNAVNFVLTWLLTRQAGGTLHLRIDDLDRARLRPAYLDNIFRVIDWLGIDYDHGPSGPDDFLRHHSQLLHLPDYNRVLRRLSLVGAPSRLRLVRASTRSRTGGAEAAVALDTPGAAWRTYVPVGTEISFSDAWQGETRVSLGTLMPDFVVRKKDGVAAYQVASVVDDVRLGTNLIVRGLDLQPSTAAQLWLARLLSETAAFNASRVHFYHHPLLTNEAGQKLSKSQQLPVDAGVLSSKRGPEMVFETITKLWGLPPGNSGSLEELMFWLPGDWSRLHSTQ
- a CDS encoding NADH-quinone oxidoreductase subunit N, which codes for MTSIILLSVFGILNLFLGFLRSNKVLLPGAMLLLLAVFGANYADWNAGHAPYFNNMLVVDNYTVAFTGIVLLTTIVLLPFSRSYVLEGDANLAEYYALLLFSLVGAIMMVGYDHLLMLFVGIEILSVCMYVLAGSRKRDSRSNEAALKYFLMGAFATGILLFGIALLYGATGTFALSQLATAIATPANASLQPMLYIGILMMIIGIGFKVSAAPFHFWTPDVYEGTPTFFTAFMSTVVKTAGFGAFLKLLAVALPAAQGFWMPTIQAMCALTLLLGNVGAAAQTSTKRMLAYSSVSHAGYLLIGLVASKGNLTGDAANGIFFYSLAYSIATIAAFGVVKLVVDHRQRDDYAGLNGLGKTNPLLAFVMTVSMLSLAGIPLTGGFFGKFFLLAAAAGQGYIGLVVFAVIMSMVGLYYYLRPLIAMYLRPAEGDATPVPVDGIQTATLAFLALLTIALGVAPGLLSGIL
- a CDS encoding NADH-quinone oxidoreductase subunit M, which translates into the protein MLTAVLLFLPLAAALLLLLTKGATARALALGASLLEFGLAAYAAFAFKATGSAGFNLDYAWIPSAGINFHVGMDGLSLLLVLLTTFLVPLILLSAFKHDYENPSAFYALVLFMQTGLLGVFTSLDTFLFYFFWEVALIPIYFLAGAWGGERRVAVTLKFFLYTVVGSLLMLAGFVYLYLQTGPAAGSLAAHSSELSAFYNLKLSASEQSWLFWLIFAAFAVKMPIFPFHTWQPDTYTESPAPATMLLSGIMLKMGIYGTMRWLLPVVPLGVSQWGKLVIILSVIGIIYGAIIAIRQRDVKRLIAYSSLSHVGLMAAGVFSLTQIGLQGATIQMLAHGVNVVGMFFIADAIERRTGTRHIPDLGGLTRRTPILSVCFLVMLLSTVALPLTGGFVGEFLLLAGVYQYNAWVGAIAGLTIIFSAVYLLRMFQRVMLGPDSSFSETITDLTGGELLILVPLIALVFWIGLFPGSFLHISEPAITGLLTQVGR
- the katG gene encoding catalase/peroxidase HPI, producing the protein MQNPHNLPPENSILYELNEPAAQCPFGYGAVKQTAGGGRTNREWWPNMLKLSILRQNDAKSNPLEPGFNYAEEFKKLDLNAVKQDLHALMTNSQDWWPADYGHYGPFFIRMAWHSAGTYRIGDGRGGSGSGAQRFAPLNSWPDNANLDKARLLLWPIKQKYGQKISWADLMILAGNCALESMNFKTFGFGGGREDVWEPEQDIYWGPETEWLGDKRYTGDRELDNPLAAVQMGLIYVNPEGPNGEPDPIRSARDIRETFGRMAMNDEETVALIAGGHTFGKTHGAASPAEYVGKEPAGATLEELGTGWRNSFGKGHSEHTITSGLEGAWTSTPAEWSNGYFNNLFGYEWELTKSPAGAHQWRPVNGGGAGTVPDAHDPSKKHAPFMLTTDIALRADPVYEAISRRFHENPDEFADAFARAWFKLTHRDMGPKERYLGPEVPTEELLWQDPIPTVTYPQVNDQDVAALKGKIQASGLTVQQLVSTAWASASSYRGSDKRGGTNGGRLRLAPQRSWEVNNPAQLLQVLQALHGIQREFNGAQADGKQVSMADLIVLAGVVGIEQAAQAAGQTVTVPFTPGRADASQEQTDVQSFAAMEPAADGFRNYLKPHHKAAAEELLVDKAQLLTLTAPELTVLFGGLRAININYDGSTNGVFTTRPGALTNDYFVNLLDMNTTWSATSDAQNTFQGRDRKTGAVKWTGTRVDLIFGSNSELRALAEVYACSDAQEKFVNKFVAVWTKVMNLGRFDLA
- a CDS encoding GNAT family N-acetyltransferase, coding for MSFPVLRDFQPGDQPIFRQLNEEWISRYFELEPADLKALDHPEDYILTPGGCILFAELDGEVVGTCALIKMADGCSYELAKMAVAPAAQGQQIGYQLGQAAIQRVRDLRGQRVYLESNAKLAPALALYRKLGFRDLAQPNPSPYARADVQMELLL
- a CDS encoding serine hydrolase, which codes for MKHLVLISGLLFVLLLAGGRARAQSTPLYFPPLTGTTWASTTPASLGWCQTPLDSLIAFARRKGSKSLLILKDGRMVVEQYYGTYTADSAWYWASAGKSLTAALVGLAQQDGILSLSDSTSKYLGRWTSATRPQQRQIQIRHQLTMTTGLDDTPPAPCDNESTTPGCLLYLTTPATRWAYHTGAYRTLQDVLVQASGAATITQYTNQRLATRLGMTGLWLNDVYYSRARSMARFGLFILARGAWNGTQILDTAYFRRMTTPSQTLNRSYGYLWWLNGQPSYKLPGSQLTFPGAFTPAAPPDMIAALGKNDQKIYVVPSLGLVVVRQGNSAGPRTLAVSSFDNELWTRIMAVFCRPTATAAAADAAGFLAFPNPATEVLTLRQPAHAAATVRLTDALGREVWRRPAPGAETSVSVAALAPGLYAVQWLDAAGRVLMTRKVARQ